Sequence from the Flavobacteriales bacterium genome:
AGTTGAAATGCTCCACAATGGCGCGGTGCAGATCGGCAAAACGCTGCTTGCCAAGCACGTCAATGTCGCGGTAGACCTCGTGGTCATCCTCAATGTAAACTCGGAATCGGTAAACTGCCATGCCTAAAATTCGATTGGACGAATAACGGAAAAAAGAAAAACGGATGTTAAACCCGATGATGAGACAATGGTTTCAATCTCCTCACTTTTTCGCTTCATCCCTTATCGGTTATAACTTTTGAAAAGACATTTTTTGGCCACAGAAACACAGATTTTCACAGATTTCACAGAAAATTCAGTGAAACCCTCTGTGATTTCTGCGTCTCTGTGGCTATTTTATTTTGCCATTCATACGTAAATCAACGGAACGACCACTTGTCACTTCAACTCTTCAACCACACTCAATCCCAATTCCCCACCCCTAACGGTCATAAAGGCAATGGCCGCTTCGCGTGAATTGTCTATCTGGCCGTCCATGATGGCGTCTTTGATGGCGTCTTTGATGATGCCCACCTCACGGCCTGGGGCAATTCCGAAAGCTTTCATGATCTCCTCTCCGCTCACAGGCGGTTGCCAGTTGCGTACGCGGTCCTTCTCCTCCACTTCCTTCAGTTTCTGACGAACGAGTTCGAAGTTCTTCATGTACTGCTTCACCTTCGCATCGTTCTTGCTGGTGATGTCGGCCTCGCACAGGATCATCAGGTCTTCGATGTCATCGCCTGCTTCGAAAAGCAGCCTACGAACAGCGGAATCGGTCACTTCTTCCTGCACTAGTGCGATAGGTCGCAAGTGAAGGAATACCAACTTCTGCACGTACTTCATCTTCTCGTTCAGCGGAAGTTTAAGGTCGCGGAAGATGTCGGGGACCGAACGCGCACCTCTGTCCTCATGCCCGTGGAACGTCCACCCAACCCTCGGATGAAAACGTTTGGTGATCGGCTTCTCAATGTCGTGCATAATGGCCGCCCAGCGTAACCACAAGTTGTCCGTGTTCGGTGCAATATTGTCCAACACCTGAAGTGTGTGGTAGAAGTTGTCCTTGTGGCCTTTACCGTTAATGACATCCACCCCGAAAAGCTCCGTCATTTTAGGAAATATGAGGTGCAAAAGCCCCGTATTGAACAGCAGTTTGAACCCTTTGGAAGGCACTTTCGCCATCACAATTTTGTTCAGTTCATCGGCAATGCGCTCTTTGGAAACAATACTGATCCGTTCTCGATTCTCATAGATCGCCTGGAAAGATGATTCCTCGATCTGGAAATCCAACTGCGTGGCAAAACGGATGGCGCGCATCATCCGCAGCGGGTCATCGCTGTAAGTTTTGGCAGGTTCCAACGGAGTTCGGAGGATACCTTTCTTCAGGTCTTCCACACCGTTGAACGGATCGACCAACTCGCCCCACGAACCTTCATTCAAGCTAATGGCCATGGCGTTGATGGTAAAATCCCGTCTATCCTGATCGTCCTTGATGGTGCCATCTTCCACCGCAGGTTTCCGCGAATCCTCGCTGTAAGATTCCTTACGCGCACCTACGAATTCCACCTCAAGATCCCTGTGGTTGATCATGGCTGTGCCGAAGCGTTTGAACACACTGATTTTCGAACCGCCCAATCGCGAAGCAACGGCCTGTGCCAATTCAATTCCCTTGCCTGTGGAAACCACATCAATGTCCTTGGTCTCGCGACCGAGGATGCAATCGCGCACGTAACCACCGATCACGTAGGCCTCCGCGCCAAGTTCCTTGGCCGTATCGGAAACCAGCTTGAAGATCGGCTGCTGAATATGTTGCTGCATTTGCATTGGGGGCGCGAATTTACCAATACCATCTATGTAGGGGCGTATGGAAATACGCCCAAACCTCAACAAACGGGCGTATTTCCATACGCCCCTACAATTGGGGAATCATTTCTACGCTGCCATCGCGAGCGTCCTCGCTCGTAACGCACATTCAGTTGTCGTCACGACAACGCATAGAACGTCTATTCCAAACAGGAAACCATTTCGCCAACATCAACATTGGCGCACTTGAAATGCCCTTTCGGACAGGCCGCTTTGCCGTGCATGCCACACGGGCGGCAATCCAGTTTTTCGTTGGTTTGGATGATGTGCGAGTTCTCAGAAAGTGGTGTGAATCCGAACTCAGGAACCGTAGAACAGAAAATCTCGGTCATCGGTGCATTCACAGCCGAAGCCAAATGCACAGGTGCCGAATCATTGGCGAAGTTCATTTTCGCATCCTTCAACAGAGCAGCTGTTTCCAGCAGTTTCAACTTTCCTGTCAGATCTATCACTTCGCGGTCAGCGTTCTTGATGATCTGCTGCGCGATGGCTGAATCGCCCTTTCCACCAATGATGTAAACCTTCAACTCGTTCGGAACTTTCGCAACGAATTCTATCCATTTCTCAATAGGCAACTGCTTGGTAAACCAAACAGAAGCTGGCGCGATGGTGATGAACGGTTGCGTTTTGAACTCAGCAACGACTTCAATGCCCTCCTCAGTTGGATAGAGTTTCGGATTGACACGATTCGGAATGTCCCCAATCAGATCAAGCACGCGATCCACCTCATGCACATTCTCAAATCCATTTCCGAAACGATGTTCCTCACTTTTGGAGAACAGAAACGAAAGCGGATTGCTCTTATAACCAATCTTCAGCTTGGCTCCTGAAAACGCTGTGATCACACCGCTGGCTGCATACCGCTGAATATTGTAAACCGCGTCATACTTCCTGCTTCGAACCTCACCCAACATGCGCCAAAGCCCTGCATATTTCGCAGCTTGCTTGTCCCAAACCAACGCTTCATTCAAGAACGGATGTTCCTCAAAAAGCAACTGATTCCCATTCCGCACCAGGTAATCGATCTTGGCGTTTGGGTGTTGCCGATGCAACTCCTCCAGAAGCGCAGTTCCAAGGATGGCATCACCAATGAAGGCGGTCTGGATGACGAGAATCTTATCCATTCAGGGCCCGTAAAATCAGCCAACACCCGCGGATGTCATGCTGAACTTGTTTCAGCATCTTTTTAGACCCTGAAATGAATTCAGGGTGACGGTTGTAGAAACGTATATGCCTTCCGCTGCGGACCATTCCGCTAAACTGCCACATTGAACTCACGCAGCGCGTCATTCAACGAAGTTTTCTGGTCAGTGCTCTCCTTCCGCTGACCGATAATCAGGGCACAAGGCACGTTATAAGTTCCCGCAGGGAATTCCTTCGGGTACGTTCCTGGAATGACCACCGAACGTGGTGGAACGTAGCCTTTCATTTCTTTGGGTTCAGAACCCGTTACGTCAATGATACGCGTGCTTTTGGTAAGCACCACATTGGCTCCAAGCACCGCTTCCTTCCCCACTCTCACGCCTTCCACCACAATGCTTCGCGAACCGAGGAACGCATCATCTTCAATGATCACTGGCGCAGCCTGAATCGGCTCCAACACGCCTCCGATACCGACACCTCCACTCAAATGAACACCCTTGCCGATCTGCGCACACGAACCGACAGTTGCCCACGTATCGACCATGGTCCCTGTGGCCACATACGCCCCGATATTCACATACGATGGCATCATGATAACGCCACTCTCCAAGAACGAACCGTAGCGCGCAATGGCATGAGGCACCACACGGACACCAGCTTCCTTGTGACCTTTCTTCAACGCAATTTTGTCGTGAAACTCAAATGGCCCGACCTCAATCGTTTCCATCTTCTGAATCGGGAAATACAGAATCACCGCCTTCTTCACCCATTCGTTCACTTTCCAATCATCTCCGTTCGGTTCGGCCACGCGAAGCTGACCCGCATCAAGCAACGCCACCACTTCCCGCACAGCCGAAACCGTCTTTTCTGAACTCAGCATTCCGCGGTTTTCCCACGCCTGCTCAATAAGTTCTCGCAATTCATCTGTTCTCATGGCCGCAAAGATAATCCTTAACTTTGCCGCGCTTCAGAAAGCAGGTAAATGGGTCGGATTCTGGCATTGGATTATGGGACAAAACGCGTGGGAATTGCCGCCACCGACCCGTTGCAGATCATTGCTTCGGCCCTCACAACCGTGCATCCGAACGAACTGATGGATTTCCTCAAGAAATACATGGAAACCGAAACGGTGGATTGCATTGTGATCGGTGACCCGAAACGCCTGAATAACGAACCCGCACAGGCTGCCGCTGGTGCCGATCAACTGACAGAACGGCTGAAAAAGCAGTTCCCTCATGTACAGATCGACCGAATGGATGAGCGATTCACCTCTAAGATGGCGTTTGGAGCAATGATTGAGGGCGGCCTGAAGAAGAAACAGCGTGCGGACAAGGCGATGGTCGATAAGGTGAGTGCCACCATCATCCTGCAATCGTACATGGAACAGCAGAACAGTTTGAACAGATGAGCGAAACGAAGACGAAAACCAAGATTCTCCCGATCGTTGCCTACGGTGATCCCGTTTTGAAGAAGGTAGCGGAAGACATCGACCCTGAATACCCCGAATTGGGACAGTTGGTGGATAACATGTTCGAGACGATGTACAACGCTTCGGGCGTTGGATTGGCCGCGCCACAGATCGGACTCAGCATAAGACTGTTTATTGTAGATGCCACGCCATTCTGCGAAGAGCATCCAGAGTTGGATGGCTTTGTAAAAGTGTTCATCAACCCTATCATTCTCGAAGAAGAAGGCAAGAAATGGGACTTCAATGAGGGTTGTTTGAGCATTCCTGGGATCCGAGAGGATGTTTCCCGCAAGCCGAAGATACTTATCGAGTATTATGATGAGAATTGGGAGTTGAAAGAAGAGTGGTTTGAAGGCATCACCGCCCGAATCATCCAACACGAATACGACCACATTGAAGGCGTCCTTTTCACCGACCACCTACCTGCCTTGAAGCGCAGAATGCTGAAAGGAAAGCTGAACGACATCAGCAAAGGAATTGTGGATGCTGAATACAAAATGCGTTTCCCGAAATGAAGAAACTGAACATTTCCGTTGCCGCTTTGGCACTGCTTTTCACTGCGTGCGGACCAACAAAAGAACCCCTTTCGGAGCGAGACCTATCATTGGCGCGAATCGATAGCATGGAAACTATTCTATTTGCAGATGAAGAGGCCGAAGCCGACCCAAGAGCAGGGATTCAATTGGTGCGTGAATACGCCCATTTCTATCAAAGCAATGAAAAGGACAGTCTGGCGGTGGATATGCTCTTCAAGGCAGGAGAAGTGAGCATGGGCATCGGACAGGGAAACTTGGCGGTGAAATACTTCCGTACCATTGCCGATGATCACGCGGAATATTACAAATCTCCGGAAGCTCTTTTTCTCTGCGGTTTCTGCGAAGAGAATTTAAACCGCGATACAGCTCAGGCGCGGTGGTTCTATGAGAAGTTCCTCACTACCTATCCTGACCACAAACTGGCCGAGGATGCGCAATTCTCCATTCAGAACATGAGTATGAGCGATGAGGATCTCATCAAAATGTTCGAGAAAAATGCATCTGGACAATAAAAAAGCCGCCACACGAATCGCGTAGCGGCTTTCAAAGAATTTCCTGGAAATTACTTACCTACCATTCCTATCAACTTCTCAAAGTCGATCGTTTCCAAAAATTTTAGGGCTTGCCCTGGCTCTTTAACTCCCTCAATATCAACTGAAATGAACGCCCCCCCGACAATGGCCTGTGCTTGTTGCATTTTCCTATACCCCGGTTCATTCTCACCACCACCATACGATTTTGTGATGGCGCGATAGCCCTTCACACGAATCGGCTTCACATCACCTGAGCTCATTCCGCCTTCTTGCATGGAATGCGCATTCTGTACCTCACTCGCATTCATCATATTGTTGGTGATCTGAACCGTGATCTGTTCAAGATCCTGCCCCATCATCGGATCCATTATGGCAGGGTCATTCATGGCTGCATCGCCACTTGTTCCTTCCGAAGAAGGTTTAGGTTTCCTATAAGTTTTGGTAACACTTACACCACCCATGTCCATTCCACCGCCAAAATCATCCTTCTGCATCTCAAACTCACCGAATTTGGCAGGGAGCACACTTGCAATATTGTCCGATATCAGTTTTGTCACAGCCTTCTTTGCCTTGCTGATGTCATCCAGCGCAGCAATGTAATTCTTCTTTTCAAGGTTGGCCGTGGCCGATTTCAACTCCTCCTGTTGGGCGAAGCCGAACGAAGATAATCCGATAACCAATGATAGACTTAGAACTGTTCTTTTCATGTTTTCATGTTAAATCCAAGTCCAAAAATAGGATTTCAACGTTACCGTTGCCAGTTGAGAGGCAATTGTACTTTTGCCGCAAATTACGCGACAGATGGAAAAGGCCATTCTCGAAAAAGCCCAAAAATGGACATCCGATGCGTTCGATGCGGAAACGCGCGCACAGGTTCAGAACCTTATTGATTTGAACCCAGAGGAACTGACCGAGTGTTTTTACAAGGACCTTGAGTTTGGTACAGGCGGGCTTCGTGGACTGATGGGCGTGGGCACCAACCGTATGAACATTTACACCGTGGGAATGGCCACGCAAGGATTGGCCAATTACCTGAAGAAGTCGTTCGGTGGTGAGATAAGCGTGGCCATTGCACACGATTCGCGCAACAACAGCCCGTTGTTTGCACGGAAGACCGCAGAAGTTTTTGCCGCCAACGGCATCAAAGCTTACCTGTTCAGCGAACTGCGACCAACACCCGAACTCTCGTTTGCCGTGCGTCATTATGGTTGCAAGGCGGGTGTCGTCATCACAGCCTCGCACAACCCGAAAGAATACAACGGCTACAAGGCATATTGGGAGGATGGCGGCCAATTGGTTGCTCCGCACGATAAAAATGTGATCGCAGAAGTACAGAAAATTGCTGGTCCGCAGGATGTGAACTGGAATGCGGATGCATCGCTGATCGAGTTGGTGAAGGATGAGATCGACCGTGCTTACATCGATGGTTTGAAATCACTTTGCCTTTCGCCTGAAGCGGTGAAAGCGCAATCCGATCTGAACATCGTTTACACTGCCCTGCACGGAACGGGCGGCACCATGGTTCCCCGCACGCTGAAGGAACTCGGTTTTACGAATGTGCATACCGTAGCCGAACAGGATACGCCAGACGGAAACTTCCCAACGGTGGTATCTCCGAA
This genomic interval carries:
- the ruvX gene encoding Holliday junction resolvase RuvX, whose amino-acid sequence is MGRILALDYGTKRVGIAATDPLQIIASALTTVHPNELMDFLKKYMETETVDCIVIGDPKRLNNEPAQAAAGADQLTERLKKQFPHVQIDRMDERFTSKMAFGAMIEGGLKKKQRADKAMVDKVSATIILQSYMEQQNSLNR
- a CDS encoding peptide deformylase gives rise to the protein MSETKTKTKILPIVAYGDPVLKKVAEDIDPEYPELGQLVDNMFETMYNASGVGLAAPQIGLSIRLFIVDATPFCEEHPELDGFVKVFINPIILEEEGKKWDFNEGCLSIPGIREDVSRKPKILIEYYDENWELKEEWFEGITARIIQHEYDHIEGVLFTDHLPALKRRMLKGKLNDISKGIVDAEYKMRFPK
- a CDS encoding glycosyltransferase family 9 protein, with the protein product MDKILVIQTAFIGDAILGTALLEELHRQHPNAKIDYLVRNGNQLLFEEHPFLNEALVWDKQAAKYAGLWRMLGEVRSRKYDAVYNIQRYAASGVITAFSGAKLKIGYKSNPLSFLFSKSEEHRFGNGFENVHEVDRVLDLIGDIPNRVNPKLYPTEEGIEVVAEFKTQPFITIAPASVWFTKQLPIEKWIEFVAKVPNELKVYIIGGKGDSAIAQQIIKNADREVIDLTGKLKLLETAALLKDAKMNFANDSAPVHLASAVNAPMTEIFCSTVPEFGFTPLSENSHIIQTNEKLDCRPCGMHGKAACPKGHFKCANVDVGEMVSCLE
- a CDS encoding HD domain-containing protein encodes the protein MQMQQHIQQPIFKLVSDTAKELGAEAYVIGGYVRDCILGRETKDIDVVSTGKGIELAQAVASRLGGSKISVFKRFGTAMINHRDLEVEFVGARKESYSEDSRKPAVEDGTIKDDQDRRDFTINAMAISLNEGSWGELVDPFNGVEDLKKGILRTPLEPAKTYSDDPLRMMRAIRFATQLDFQIEESSFQAIYENRERISIVSKERIADELNKIVMAKVPSKGFKLLFNTGLLHLIFPKMTELFGVDVINGKGHKDNFYHTLQVLDNIAPNTDNLWLRWAAIMHDIEKPITKRFHPRVGWTFHGHEDRGARSVPDIFRDLKLPLNEKMKYVQKLVFLHLRPIALVQEEVTDSAVRRLLFEAGDDIEDLMILCEADITSKNDAKVKQYMKNFELVRQKLKEVEEKDRVRNWQPPVSGEEIMKAFGIAPGREVGIIKDAIKDAIMDGQIDNSREAAIAFMTVRGGELGLSVVEELK
- a CDS encoding 2,3,4,5-tetrahydropyridine-2,6-dicarboxylate N-succinyltransferase, which gives rise to MRTDELRELIEQAWENRGMLSSEKTVSAVREVVALLDAGQLRVAEPNGDDWKVNEWVKKAVILYFPIQKMETIEVGPFEFHDKIALKKGHKEAGVRVVPHAIARYGSFLESGVIMMPSYVNIGAYVATGTMVDTWATVGSCAQIGKGVHLSGGVGIGGVLEPIQAAPVIIEDDAFLGSRSIVVEGVRVGKEAVLGANVVLTKSTRIIDVTGSEPKEMKGYVPPRSVVIPGTYPKEFPAGTYNVPCALIIGQRKESTDQKTSLNDALREFNVAV